CAAGGGGCGTGGGGATCTGCAAAGTAGATGGCCATCTTCAGGTGCTTGCTCATCAGCGGATGCTCCGCCATCTCGGAACCCCGGTCGTAGGTCATCGACAGCCGGAGGAAGCGGCCGACTCTCTTGAGCTGCCGTTCAAAGCCCTCTTGGACGGCTACAGCGCTCTTGTTCTCCATCTTGCATAGCACCAGAAAGCCAGTCTTACGCTCAACCAGCGTGCCAATA
This Abyssibacter profundi DNA region includes the following protein-coding sequences:
- a CDS encoding IS30 family transposase; this translates as SAIQVPDHQTIHQRPAEIEGREFPGHWEGDLIIGQLNQSCIGTLVERKTGFLVLCKMENKSAVAVQEGFERQLKRVGRFLRLSMTYDRGSEMAEHPLMSKHLKMAIYFADPHAPWQRGSNENINGLLRQDFP